One stretch of Acidobacteriota bacterium DNA includes these proteins:
- a CDS encoding DUF6519 domain-containing protein, which produces MKGDFTRSTFKPAKGYSSVRMQQGRVQLDADWNEQIDIGDRLREQGFSDIIGRCGAPKDEHGGGFKVENDGGDLTVTPGRIWVNGILCEATAPEGESVLPLTAQEDFPAYQDPDQSSRYLIYLDVWEQHVTALEDEEIRETALGGPDTTTRTRTVAQVKWVRVPDGSECEDELAAWDRVTAAPTGRMRARTRPGDEGGPCVVPESAGYTRLENQLYRVEVHRGGELGGAGPQPTFKWSRENGTVVTSWLDTNGQQVTVKSLGRDELLGFAQNDWVEVGDDRDELNGEHGQLLRIAGQPIDNTLPLSAAPGAPGPADRHPKVRRWDMRGAGGALPIVQAPNDDDDSWTALESGIQVDFAPGTYRTGDWWWIPARAFIGEFTGDIEWPEEAGAPASLSPAGVQHHYCRLALADFAGGSWVGTPEDCRPVFCPLTELESGEGCCTVVVEPGTDLIQAAIDSLPAAGGCVCLKAGIHTLTETVIIGRSNVTLHGESAGTVVRSAEALPLLRTGTPGPYLEGIEIAGIDFLLEVPPQDADSLALLPLVDLESTDGAQLIGCRAAVSEPSGAVGLRIGRGIDLRIEDCRVENVFVGIWLDTDSTHVAIRRCGLSMPPDDQEDRGWIGILIEDAYGPCIIEDNRIEGYVLAVRLDKAPVSEAPQHTGGGSIIAGNRIRRSSELGDLGIKAFAIDVAGSGCVVRDNRIGCPSPRHGGIRLTGRRGRLENNLLWGPQESSGGDLAAFALAVLVGYEGTPDEGFGEGAVVVGNRLEGAFDGIWIHGADDVEVRDNRLFSDAQALRAGIVLFSAAGATVTGNRLEQCTFGLTTYGGSGNRLEQNRLQTGWTGVVALDEDTLWVAGNEVADQAGPGFAGILLSGQTTLQGNRFTACSYQPSGLPAVGVAALCDDPAGQVHFQNCEVLDTGISPNGEVVLSQAVGGVVLWAMTCTVQDNRIQYTNSQQLGLAFDHRALVLLGAPIYTTNDLVIGFGRALVEGNSFVGPAPQALVSVLRLPVSEQLSFGFNWVTFSDNQCLHLANPAAGGPTVGDTILQSDSVTVHLAASRSTVQSNQVASFPVAASFDFEHLGRTVLLGNFLQGPVIRWNPFPLNFGELNQFN; this is translated from the coding sequence GAGCAGGGCTTCTCCGACATCATCGGCCGCTGCGGCGCCCCCAAGGACGAGCACGGCGGTGGCTTCAAGGTCGAGAACGACGGCGGCGATCTGACGGTGACCCCGGGCCGCATCTGGGTCAACGGCATCCTCTGCGAAGCGACGGCTCCGGAGGGAGAGAGCGTCCTGCCTCTCACCGCTCAGGAAGACTTTCCCGCGTACCAGGATCCGGACCAGAGCAGTCGCTACCTGATCTACCTCGACGTGTGGGAACAGCACGTGACGGCGCTGGAGGACGAAGAGATCCGCGAGACCGCCCTCGGCGGACCGGATACCACCACCCGCACCCGCACCGTGGCCCAGGTCAAGTGGGTACGGGTTCCCGACGGCTCCGAGTGCGAGGACGAGCTGGCGGCGTGGGATCGGGTCACCGCCGCCCCCACCGGCCGCATGCGTGCCCGCACCCGCCCCGGGGACGAGGGCGGGCCTTGCGTGGTCCCCGAATCCGCCGGCTACACGCGGCTGGAGAACCAGCTCTACCGGGTGGAGGTGCATCGCGGCGGCGAGCTCGGTGGCGCCGGTCCCCAACCCACCTTCAAGTGGTCACGGGAGAACGGCACGGTGGTCACCTCCTGGCTCGACACCAACGGCCAGCAGGTGACGGTGAAGAGCCTCGGGCGGGACGAGCTCTTGGGCTTTGCTCAGAATGATTGGGTCGAGGTGGGAGACGACCGCGACGAGCTCAACGGAGAGCACGGTCAGCTTCTCCGCATCGCCGGCCAGCCCATCGACAACACCCTACCCTTGAGCGCCGCTCCCGGTGCCCCGGGACCGGCGGACCGCCATCCCAAGGTGCGGCGCTGGGACATGCGGGGCGCCGGCGGTGCCTTGCCCATCGTCCAGGCTCCCAACGACGATGACGACAGCTGGACCGCCCTGGAGAGCGGCATCCAAGTGGATTTTGCCCCCGGCACCTACCGCACCGGCGACTGGTGGTGGATCCCCGCCCGGGCCTTCATCGGCGAGTTCACTGGCGACATCGAATGGCCCGAGGAGGCAGGCGCTCCGGCATCGCTGAGCCCGGCGGGCGTGCAGCACCACTATTGCCGGCTGGCGCTGGCGGATTTCGCCGGCGGCTCCTGGGTCGGCACGCCGGAGGACTGCCGGCCCGTCTTCTGCCCCCTCACCGAGCTGGAGAGCGGCGAGGGCTGCTGCACGGTGGTGGTGGAACCGGGCACCGACCTCATTCAGGCGGCCATCGACTCGCTGCCGGCGGCGGGGGGCTGCGTTTGTCTCAAGGCCGGGATCCACACCCTCACCGAGACGGTGATCATCGGCCGCAGCAACGTCACCCTCCACGGCGAGAGCGCCGGCACCGTGGTGCGCTCCGCCGAGGCGCTGCCGCTGCTGCGCACCGGCACACCAGGGCCCTACCTGGAGGGCATCGAGATCGCCGGCATCGACTTCCTGCTGGAGGTCCCGCCGCAGGACGCCGACTCCCTCGCCCTGCTGCCCTTGGTCGACCTGGAAAGCACCGACGGAGCGCAGCTCATCGGCTGTCGAGCCGCGGTCTCCGAACCCTCCGGCGCGGTGGGTCTGCGCATCGGCCGCGGCATCGATCTGCGCATCGAAGACTGCCGAGTGGAGAACGTCTTCGTCGGAATCTGGCTGGACACCGACTCCACTCACGTGGCCATCCGCCGCTGCGGCCTCTCCATGCCCCCGGACGACCAGGAGGATCGGGGCTGGATCGGCATTCTCATCGAAGACGCCTACGGGCCCTGCATCATCGAGGACAACCGCATCGAGGGCTATGTCCTGGCGGTGCGTCTGGACAAAGCCCCGGTGTCCGAGGCTCCTCAGCACACCGGCGGCGGCTCGATCATCGCCGGCAACCGCATCCGACGCAGCAGCGAGCTGGGGGACCTCGGCATCAAGGCCTTCGCCATCGACGTGGCGGGCAGCGGTTGCGTGGTGCGCGACAACCGCATCGGCTGCCCCTCGCCGCGCCACGGCGGCATCCGCCTCACCGGGCGCCGTGGTCGGCTGGAGAACAACCTGCTGTGGGGACCCCAAGAATCCTCCGGCGGAGACCTGGCAGCCTTCGCCCTGGCCGTGCTGGTGGGCTACGAGGGAACGCCCGACGAGGGCTTCGGGGAAGGAGCGGTGGTCGTCGGCAATCGGTTGGAAGGTGCCTTCGACGGCATCTGGATTCACGGCGCCGACGATGTCGAGGTACGGGACAACCGGCTGTTCAGCGACGCTCAGGCGCTGCGGGCGGGCATCGTCCTGTTCAGCGCGGCGGGAGCCACGGTGACGGGGAACCGCCTCGAACAATGCACTTTCGGATTGACGACCTATGGAGGCAGCGGCAACCGGCTGGAGCAGAACCGGCTGCAGACGGGCTGGACCGGGGTCGTCGCCCTCGACGAGGACACCCTGTGGGTGGCCGGCAACGAGGTGGCGGATCAGGCCGGACCGGGCTTCGCCGGCATCCTGCTGAGCGGACAGACCACCCTCCAGGGCAACCGCTTCACCGCCTGCTCCTATCAGCCCTCGGGCCTGCCCGCGGTGGGCGTCGCCGCGCTGTGCGACGACCCCGCCGGACAGGTGCACTTCCAGAACTGCGAGGTCCTCGATACGGGCATCTCGCCCAACGGTGAGGTCGTCCTCTCCCAGGCCGTCGGGGGGGTGGTGTTGTGGGCCATGACCTGCACCGTGCAGGACAACCGCATCCAATACACCAACTCTCAACAGCTGGGGCTGGCCTTCGACCACCGGGCGCTGGTGCTGCTGGGGGCCCCCATCTACACCACCAACGACCTGGTCATCGGCTTCGGCAGGGCCCTGGTAGAAGGCAACTCCTTCGTCGGGCCAGCGCCCCAGGCGCTGGTCTCGGTGCTCCGGCTGCCGGTGAGCGAGCAGCTGAGCTTCGGCTTCAATTGGGTGACCTTCTCGGACAATCAATGTCTGCACCTGGCCAACCCCGCCGCCGGTGGCCCCACCGTCGGCGACACGATCCTGCAGTCCGACTCCGTCACCGTCCATCTGGCGGCGTCCCGCTCCACGGTGCAGAGCAATCAAGTGGCCTCGTTCCCGGTGGCCGCATCCTTCGACTTCGAGCACCTCGGCCGGACTGTCCTCCTGGGCAACTTCCTTCAGGGCCCGGTCATCCGCTGGAACCCCTTCCCCCTCAACTTTGGCGAGCTCAATCAATTCAACTGA
- a CDS encoding DMT family transporter, translated as MEGTLPGARPRPWLPAVLTALAMIAFAGNSLLCRVALRDTQIDATSFTTLRLVSGALMLALLVRGRGARAAGRGSWPSALALFAYAAGFSFAYLSLTAATGALLLFGAVQATMIGHGLWSGERLRWLQWVGLLLALGGLVGLLLPGLSAPPLVGSLLMLGAGVAWGVYSLRGRGAGDPTRVTAGNFLRAAPIALGLSLVMRDHIAWDWAGGGYALASGALASGIGYAIWYAALPSLKATHAATVQLSVPVLAALGGIALLGESMTGRLVLASVAILGGIALVVLEKRPDSAQRGIHSPDDEG; from the coding sequence ATGGAAGGAACCCTCCCGGGAGCGAGGCCTCGGCCCTGGCTCCCCGCCGTTCTCACGGCGCTGGCGATGATCGCCTTTGCGGGCAACTCGCTGCTCTGCCGTGTCGCTCTACGGGATACGCAGATCGACGCCACCAGCTTTACGACGCTGCGCCTGGTGTCGGGAGCCCTGATGTTGGCGCTGTTGGTGCGCGGGCGCGGTGCGCGCGCCGCCGGGAGGGGTAGCTGGCCTTCGGCGTTGGCACTCTTCGCCTACGCCGCCGGCTTTTCTTTCGCCTATCTCAGCCTGACCGCGGCCACCGGGGCGCTGCTGCTCTTCGGGGCGGTGCAGGCGACCATGATCGGTCATGGCCTGTGGTCCGGAGAGCGCCTGCGGTGGCTCCAATGGGTGGGGCTTCTGCTGGCCCTCGGCGGTCTGGTGGGGTTGTTGCTCCCAGGGCTTTCGGCGCCGCCGCTGGTAGGGTCGTTGCTGATGCTCGGCGCCGGCGTTGCCTGGGGCGTCTACTCGCTGCGCGGCCGCGGCGCCGGCGACCCCACCCGGGTGACGGCGGGCAACTTCCTGCGCGCCGCCCCCATCGCTCTGGGGTTGAGCCTCGTGATGCGGGATCACATCGCCTGGGATTGGGCGGGGGGCGGCTACGCTCTGGCCTCGGGAGCCCTCGCCTCGGGCATCGGCTACGCCATCTGGTACGCGGCGCTGCCGTCCCTCAAGGCCACCCACGCGGCGACGGTGCAGCTCAGCGTTCCGGTGCTGGCGGCGTTGGGAGGCATCGCCCTGCTAGGGGAGAGCATGACCGGGCGTCTGGTGCTGGCCTCCGTGGCCATCCTCGGGGGCATCGCCCTGGTGGTGTTGGAAAAGCGGCCGGATTCCGCTCAACGTGGTATCCATAGCCCTGACGACGAAGGCTGA
- a CDS encoding exodeoxyribonuclease III — MRIVSWNVNGIRACARKGFGDWLTEESAEIVALQEVRAREEQVPEEVSCLEDWHAHWVPAERPGYSGVGLMTRRPPDAVETSLGEDRFDAEGRFQLARFGKLWVVNGYFPNGNGTNRDLSRIPYKLDFYRRVFDLLEPARERGEPILVMGDFNTAHQPIDLARPKQNVKTSGFRPEEREELDRWLQNGWTDTFRVYEQGEGHYSWWSQRKGVREKNVGWRIDMILASPGAMEHLRGAAIHPEVMGSDHCPISVDVDPAICG, encoded by the coding sequence GTGCGGATCGTGTCTTGGAATGTCAACGGAATTCGGGCCTGTGCCCGCAAAGGGTTCGGGGACTGGCTGACCGAGGAGTCGGCGGAGATCGTGGCGCTGCAGGAGGTGCGGGCGCGGGAGGAGCAGGTGCCGGAGGAGGTCAGCTGCTTGGAGGACTGGCACGCCCATTGGGTTCCCGCTGAGCGGCCCGGCTACAGCGGCGTGGGATTGATGACGCGGCGGCCGCCGGATGCGGTGGAGACCTCCCTGGGTGAAGACCGTTTCGACGCCGAGGGGCGCTTTCAGCTGGCCCGCTTCGGCAAGCTGTGGGTGGTCAACGGCTACTTCCCCAACGGCAACGGCACCAACCGCGATCTCTCGCGCATTCCCTACAAACTCGACTTCTATCGCCGGGTCTTCGACCTGCTGGAGCCCGCCCGGGAGCGGGGAGAGCCAATCCTGGTGATGGGGGACTTCAACACCGCCCACCAGCCCATCGATCTAGCGCGGCCGAAACAGAACGTGAAGACCAGCGGCTTTCGCCCTGAGGAGCGGGAGGAACTGGACCGCTGGCTGCAAAACGGCTGGACCGACACTTTCCGGGTCTACGAGCAGGGCGAGGGCCACTACAGCTGGTGGTCCCAGCGCAAGGGTGTGCGGGAGAAGAACGTCGGCTGGCGCATCGACATGATCCTCGCCTCCCCCGGCGCCATGGAGCACCTGCGCGGTGCCGCCATCCACCCAGAGGTGATGGGCTCCGACCACTGCCCCATTAGCGTCGACGTGGATCCTGCCATCTGCGGTTGA